A single genomic interval of Caballeronia sp. NK8 harbors:
- a CDS encoding alpha/beta fold hydrolase translates to MSTRPPTTRQQIRLCTASDGVRIAYATCGSGPPLIKAANWLSHLELDFTSPVWSHLMLELCSRHTLIRYDQRGCGLSDHDVGDISFGAWLRDLETVVDASGLERFPLLGISQGASIAIAYAVAHPERVTHLVLHGGYARGRLKRTCDPALHEEAEMLVKLAELGWGKHNPAFRQFFTTQFIPGGTPQQHHWFNELERLTTTPRNAARIMRVFNEIDVVDLLPRVQCPTLVLHASGDARVPFDESRLLAGQIPGARFVPLESENHLTLEFDAAWPRWCEEVRAFLPSAQVSDPAFSALTPRERDIVELLAGGRDNAQIAARLALSEKTVRNHITSIFSKLEVENRAQAIVLARRAGFDASA, encoded by the coding sequence ATGTCGACGCGCCCGCCCACAACACGGCAGCAGATCCGCCTCTGCACGGCGAGCGACGGCGTGCGAATCGCGTATGCGACGTGCGGTTCGGGCCCGCCGCTCATCAAGGCGGCGAACTGGCTCAGTCATCTGGAACTGGACTTCACGAGCCCGGTCTGGAGCCATCTGATGCTCGAACTATGCAGCCGTCACACGCTGATTCGCTACGATCAGCGCGGCTGCGGTCTCTCGGACCACGATGTCGGCGATATTTCCTTCGGCGCGTGGCTGCGCGATCTCGAAACCGTCGTCGATGCGAGCGGCCTCGAACGCTTTCCGCTGCTCGGGATTTCGCAGGGCGCGTCGATCGCTATCGCGTATGCGGTGGCGCATCCCGAGCGCGTCACGCATCTCGTGCTGCACGGCGGCTACGCACGCGGCCGTTTGAAACGAACGTGCGATCCGGCGCTGCACGAGGAAGCCGAAATGCTCGTGAAGCTCGCGGAGCTCGGCTGGGGCAAGCACAATCCGGCATTTCGTCAGTTCTTTACGACGCAGTTCATTCCTGGCGGCACGCCGCAGCAGCATCACTGGTTCAACGAACTCGAACGGCTCACGACGACGCCGCGCAACGCCGCGCGCATCATGCGCGTGTTCAACGAGATCGACGTGGTCGATCTGCTGCCGCGCGTGCAATGTCCGACGCTCGTGCTGCACGCTAGCGGCGACGCGCGCGTGCCCTTCGACGAAAGCCGACTGCTCGCCGGGCAGATTCCCGGCGCGCGCTTCGTGCCGCTCGAAAGCGAGAACCATCTCACGCTCGAATTCGACGCCGCCTGGCCGCGCTGGTGCGAGGAAGTGCGCGCGTTCCTGCCCTCGGCGCAAGTGAGCGATCCCGCGTTTTCCGCGTTGACGCCGCGCGAGCGCGATATCGTCGAATTGCTCGCGGGCGGGCGCGACAACGCGCAGATCGCCGCGCGCCTCGCGCTCAGCGAGAAGACGGTGCGCAATCACATCACCAGCATCTTCTCGAAGCTCGAAGTCGAGAATCGCGCGCAGGCGATCGTGCTCGCGCGCCGCGCGGGCTTCGACGCATCCGCCTGA
- a CDS encoding flagellar brake protein, whose product MLAAPLPHASDIEKFAEDHERFARHTPSEISICLRSLAQRRDMLTVTSAGGQIVTQLLEVDVRGARIVFDWGGVESDNRALLDARQLYFKGAPEGVRVEFSTGAAHAVTHEGRQAFEAEFPAKLYQFQRREYFRVPAPILDPFYAKGAFADGEAFRYEVHDVSLGGIALRMDTPRLAETEIGTVFNDVVLHLGAGVALPVDLELLSPRTVTTPRGDVRYVVGFRFVRLSGAAENVLQRLITRMEAKRRSLSV is encoded by the coding sequence ATGCTCGCCGCACCGTTGCCGCACGCATCCGATATCGAGAAATTCGCCGAAGATCACGAACGCTTCGCGCGTCATACGCCATCCGAGATTTCCATCTGTCTGCGCAGTCTCGCGCAGCGCCGCGACATGCTGACCGTGACGAGCGCGGGCGGGCAGATCGTCACGCAATTGCTTGAAGTCGACGTGCGCGGCGCGCGCATCGTGTTCGACTGGGGCGGCGTCGAGTCGGACAATCGCGCGTTGCTGGACGCGCGACAGTTGTATTTCAAGGGCGCGCCGGAGGGCGTGCGCGTCGAGTTCAGCACGGGCGCGGCGCACGCCGTGACTCATGAAGGGCGACAGGCGTTCGAAGCCGAGTTTCCCGCGAAGCTCTATCAGTTTCAGCGACGCGAATATTTCCGCGTGCCGGCGCCGATCCTCGATCCGTTCTACGCGAAAGGCGCATTCGCCGACGGCGAAGCGTTCCGCTACGAAGTGCACGATGTCTCGCTCGGCGGCATCGCGCTGCGCATGGACACTCCGCGTCTCGCGGAAACGGAGATCGGCACCGTGTTCAACGATGTCGTGCTGCATCTCGGTGCGGGCGTGGCCTTGCCCGTCGATCTGGAATTGCTGTCGCCGCGCACCGTGACCACGCCGCGCGGCGACGTGCGCTATGTCGTCGGCTTTCGCTTCGTGCGACTCTCGGGCGCGGCGGAAAACGTGCTGCAGCGGCTCATCACGCGCATGGAGGCGAAGCGCCGTAGCCTCTCGGTGTAG